A genomic region of Campylobacter corcagiensis contains the following coding sequences:
- a CDS encoding metal-sulfur cluster assembly factor translates to MIDRIYDELRKIVDPEIGFDIVSLGFIYGVKFSNGKADIKMTLSTRACPLHELILDWVKEAALRVEGVSSCEIELVWEPVWSIFMATDEVRKALN, encoded by the coding sequence GTGATAGATAGAATTTATGATGAGTTAAGAAAGATAGTTGATCCTGAGATCGGCTTTGATATTGTCTCTTTAGGGTTTATATATGGCGTAAAATTTAGTAATGGCAAAGCAGATATAAAAATGACGCTATCAACTAGGGCTTGTCCTTTACATGAGCTAATTTTAGATTGGGTAAAAGAAGCAGCGCTAAGAGTTGAAGGTGTTAGTAGCTGTGAGATAGAGTTAGTTTGGGAGCCAGTTTGGAGTATCTTTATGGCAACAGATGAGGTTAGAAAAGCACTTAATTAA
- the purL gene encoding phosphoribosylformylglycinamidine synthase subunit PurL, which produces MDKDTIKAHKISKDEYDKILEILGREPNLLELGVFSAMWSEHCSYKSSKKYLMGFPTKAPWVIQGPGENAGVIDIGKGYAAVFKMESHNHPSFIEPFQGAATGVGGILRDIFTMGARVKANLNSLRFGEIRGNSKVNRYQRYLVKGSVAGIAHYGNCMGIPTVGGEVSFDECYNGNILVNAFALGICKSDEIFYAKAEGVGNPVIYVGSKTGRDGLGGAVMASDSFSEENQSLRPTVQVGDPFAEKLLMEACLELFKTDMVVGIQDMGAAGLTSSSFEMAGRSGSGMKMYLDKVPMREEAMTPYELMLSESQERMLICAKKGTENEVLEVFKKWDLDAAVIGEVTNTGNMELFWHGDLVGEIPILPLSENAPVLDRPVEKPSYLDEIEKLNLAGCGASKSDIQSSFIAMLKEPEILNKAFIYEQYDSYVGTDNIKKVGGLGAAAIRVKESGAMVAMAADSNPRMNYVNPRIGAALAVASSGRKVAMSGAVPLAITDCLNYGNPENPEVMWQFKEGCDGIKQACKALSTPVVSGNVSLYNETDGSSIYPTPGIVSVGVGKEAKNVVPSHFTKNGVTLYLVGETKGVFAGSLYMKVVEGRTAGTLPEIDFTKERALWDLALNENFNLEFANSVGVGGVAMTLAKMSAVGDMGGEFKMLVDDNRDIFDESFSRAIFGVKDEVKFEQKVKNASLSYQKLGVTGGDKFSINEVSINLCELKDIYFNEFEKIIKA; this is translated from the coding sequence ATGGATAAAGATACTATAAAAGCTCATAAAATAAGTAAAGATGAGTATGATAAAATTCTAGAAATTTTAGGTAGAGAGCCAAATTTGCTAGAACTTGGCGTATTTTCTGCTATGTGGAGTGAGCACTGCTCATATAAATCAAGTAAAAAATATCTAATGGGATTTCCAACCAAAGCTCCATGGGTCATTCAAGGACCTGGCGAAAACGCAGGTGTTATAGACATCGGCAAAGGATACGCAGCTGTTTTTAAGATGGAAAGTCATAATCACCCAAGCTTTATAGAACCATTTCAAGGAGCAGCAACTGGAGTTGGTGGGATTTTAAGAGATATATTTACAATGGGAGCAAGAGTTAAAGCAAATTTAAACTCGCTTAGATTTGGTGAAATTCGTGGGAATAGCAAGGTAAATCGCTACCAAAGATATCTAGTAAAAGGCTCAGTTGCTGGGATAGCTCACTATGGAAACTGTATGGGAATTCCAACAGTTGGCGGTGAGGTAAGTTTTGATGAGTGTTATAATGGAAATATCTTAGTAAATGCTTTTGCTTTAGGAATTTGTAAAAGTGATGAGATTTTTTATGCAAAAGCTGAAGGCGTGGGCAATCCTGTCATATATGTTGGCTCAAAAACAGGTAGAGATGGTTTAGGCGGGGCTGTTATGGCAAGTGACAGCTTTAGCGAAGAAAACCAAAGCCTTCGCCCAACCGTTCAAGTAGGAGATCCTTTTGCTGAAAAGCTACTAATGGAGGCTTGTTTGGAGCTATTTAAAACTGACATGGTAGTTGGTATCCAAGATATGGGTGCAGCAGGTCTTACAAGTTCTAGCTTTGAGATGGCTGGCAGGAGCGGAAGTGGTATGAAAATGTATCTTGATAAGGTTCCAATGAGAGAAGAAGCAATGACACCATATGAGCTTATGCTAAGTGAGTCTCAAGAAAGAATGCTTATTTGTGCTAAAAAAGGCACAGAAAATGAAGTCTTAGAAGTGTTTAAGAAGTGGGATTTAGATGCAGCAGTTATCGGTGAAGTAACTAATACAGGCAATATGGAGCTATTTTGGCATGGTGATTTAGTAGGAGAAATACCAATTTTGCCTTTAAGCGAAAATGCTCCAGTTCTTGATAGACCTGTTGAAAAACCATCTTATTTAGATGAGATAGAAAAACTAAATTTAGCTGGTTGTGGAGCTAGTAAAAGCGATATTCAAAGTAGCTTTATAGCTATGCTTAAAGAGCCTGAAATTTTAAATAAAGCCTTTATTTATGAGCAATACGACTCATATGTAGGAACTGATAATATCAAAAAAGTAGGTGGTCTAGGAGCAGCTGCTATAAGGGTAAAAGAAAGTGGGGCTATGGTAGCTATGGCAGCTGATTCAAATCCTAGAATGAACTATGTAAACCCTAGAATCGGTGCTGCTTTAGCAGTGGCAAGTAGCGGCAGGAAGGTTGCCATGAGTGGGGCAGTACCTTTGGCTATAACTGATTGTTTAAATTATGGAAATCCTGAAAATCCAGAAGTTATGTGGCAGTTTAAAGAGGGTTGTGATGGTATAAAACAAGCGTGTAAAGCCCTAAGCACTCCAGTAGTAAGCGGAAATGTAAGCTTGTATAATGAAACTGATGGTAGTAGCATCTACCCAACTCCTGGAATTGTATCTGTTGGTGTAGGAAAAGAGGCTAAAAATGTAGTTCCAAGTCATTTTACAAAAAATGGTGTCACGCTATATCTTGTTGGTGAAACTAAGGGTGTTTTTGCAGGAAGTTTGTATATGAAAGTAGTAGAAGGTAGGACTGCTGGAACGCTTCCTGAGATAGATTTTACTAAAGAAAGAGCACTTTGGGATTTAGCTTTGAATGAAAATTTTAATTTAGAGTTTGCAAATAGCGTAGGAGTTGGCGGAGTTGCCATGACTTTAGCTAAGATGAGTGCGGTTGGAGATATGGGCGGCGAGTTTAAGATGCTAGTAGATGATAATAGAGATATTTTTGATGAGAGTTTTTCAAGGGCTATTTTTGGCGTAAAAGATGAGGTTAAATTTGAACAAAAAGTTAAAAACGCTAGTCTTAGCTACCAAAAGCTTGGCGTTACAGGCGGTGATAAATTTAGTATAAATGAGGTTAGTATAAATCTTTGTGAGCTTAAAGATATCTATTTTAACGAGTTTGAAAAGATTATAAAGGCATAA
- the ftsZ gene encoding cell division protein FtsZ produces MSNFSVEESKRVYGAKMKAIGVGGGGCNMINHMIREGLDRIDLAVANTDAQALQGSLAKTRITLGEGITKGLGAGMDPEVGKNAAEESYDTLKDALEYSDIVFVSAGLGGGTGSGAAAVVARAAKEKQALTIGIVTTPFNFEGKKRQRIAKESVEELKKECDSIIVIPNQKLLSIIDKKAGIKESFKVVDDVLARAVTGMTSIILDAGDSDINLDFKDVKKVMSHRGLALMGVGASEGDNAPVEALQDAIQSPLLDDMSIKGAMGVLVHFKIHPDCPLLEIAAAMEDVVTEAAHENADIFFGTTTDASLENNRVEVTLIATGFEEEKKEMPKESVEDKKETTSPIFSRERIRRVSGGIDLSESYDMLDEPAYLRNKLD; encoded by the coding sequence ATGAGTAATTTTAGCGTTGAAGAGAGCAAAAGGGTCTATGGTGCAAAGATGAAAGCCATCGGAGTTGGTGGCGGTGGTTGCAATATGATAAATCATATGATAAGAGAAGGACTTGATAGGATTGATTTGGCTGTTGCAAATACAGACGCTCAAGCACTTCAAGGATCACTTGCAAAAACAAGAATAACCCTTGGAGAAGGGATAACAAAAGGTCTTGGTGCTGGAATGGATCCTGAGGTTGGTAAAAATGCAGCCGAAGAGAGCTATGATACATTAAAAGATGCACTTGAGTACTCAGATATCGTCTTTGTATCAGCTGGTCTTGGTGGTGGAACTGGTTCAGGCGCAGCTGCAGTTGTAGCAAGAGCAGCTAAAGAAAAACAAGCATTAACTATCGGTATTGTTACAACTCCTTTTAACTTTGAAGGTAAAAAACGCCAAAGAATAGCAAAAGAGTCAGTTGAAGAGCTTAAAAAAGAGTGTGATTCTATCATAGTTATACCAAACCAAAAACTCTTATCTATTATAGATAAAAAAGCTGGAATAAAAGAGAGTTTTAAAGTTGTTGATGATGTTCTTGCAAGAGCTGTAACAGGCATGACATCAATCATACTCGATGCTGGCGATAGCGATATAAACCTTGATTTTAAAGATGTAAAAAAGGTAATGTCACATAGAGGTTTAGCACTTATGGGCGTAGGTGCAAGCGAAGGTGATAATGCACCTGTTGAAGCACTTCAAGATGCTATACAATCTCCACTTCTTGATGATATGAGTATAAAAGGTGCGATGGGAGTTTTAGTACACTTTAAAATTCATCCCGATTGTCCACTACTTGAGATTGCAGCAGCTATGGAAGATGTTGTTACAGAAGCAGCTCATGAAAATGCTGATATATTCTTTGGAACCACAACCGATGCAAGTCTAGAAAATAACCGTGTAGAAGTTACCTTAATAGCAACAGGCTTTGAAGAAGAAAAAAAGGAAATGCCCAAAGAGAGCGTAGAAGATAAAAAAGAGACTACAAGTCCGATTTTTAGCAGAGAAAGAATTAGAAGAGTAAGTGGTGGAATCGACCTAAGCGAGTCATATGATATGCTCGATGAGCCTGCTTATCTTAGAAATAAATTAGATTAA
- the ftsA gene encoding cell division protein FtsA, translating into MNNCYILGLDVGSVNVTATIAKIDNDNFSVCGIGKAKTSGLKKGVVTNIEKAAISIRKAVAEAKKSAGTRPDKTVVSISGAYAKSVSSQGIVSIPNDEITINEIKRAMQMAKDNARLEKEQIILHVLPYEFKVDGQEFIEDPIGMSGSRLEVCVHVVTAEENSVRNLLKATQMAGLKIDSMVLSGYASAISTLNKDEKELGVALIDIGGATSDLIVHLGNSIRYNGVVPFGSANITMDLSHALSTPLKDAEDLKLEYTKLLHSGVKELNLPTIGESSKTHPASLDIVTNVIYARIEEILLLLVNDLEKSGYLKNGKLGAGVVLTGGMAKLDDIRNLTSLVFDNMPVRVAKPRMVAGLYEISDDPENACSLGLCLYGAGEFTAYEIDSNGELKYKDAEISTLSKQSVEINDTENRVEKEVHDIDKNFPIDISKISKNKDEISIITKFKNWITQLF; encoded by the coding sequence ATGAATAACTGCTATATTTTAGGCCTTGATGTGGGCTCAGTAAATGTTACAGCAACCATTGCTAAAATTGACAATGATAACTTTTCAGTTTGTGGTATTGGTAAAGCTAAAACTTCTGGACTTAAAAAAGGCGTAGTCACAAATATAGAAAAAGCAGCTATTTCTATAAGAAAAGCTGTCGCAGAAGCCAAAAAAAGTGCTGGAACAAGACCTGATAAAACAGTAGTTTCAATATCAGGTGCTTACGCAAAAAGTGTTTCATCTCAAGGAATTGTTAGTATTCCAAACGATGAGATAACCATAAATGAGATAAAGCGTGCTATGCAGATGGCAAAAGATAACGCTAGACTTGAAAAAGAGCAGATTATTCTGCATGTTTTGCCTTACGAATTTAAAGTTGATGGTCAAGAATTTATAGAAGACCCTATCGGAATGAGTGGATCAAGACTTGAAGTTTGTGTTCACGTTGTAACAGCTGAAGAAAACTCAGTTAGAAATCTTTTAAAAGCAACACAAATGGCAGGCTTAAAGATTGACTCTATGGTTTTGAGTGGTTATGCTTCAGCGATTTCAACTCTAAATAAAGATGAAAAAGAGCTTGGTGTTGCACTTATTGATATAGGTGGCGCTACATCAGATCTCATAGTTCATCTTGGAAATTCAATCAGATACAATGGCGTTGTTCCATTTGGCTCAGCAAATATAACTATGGATCTGTCGCATGCTTTAAGCACACCTTTAAAAGATGCTGAAGACTTAAAACTTGAGTATACAAAGCTACTTCATAGTGGTGTAAAAGAGCTAAATTTGCCAACCATAGGCGAATCATCAAAAACTCACCCAGCAAGTCTGGATATAGTTACAAATGTAATATACGCTAGAATTGAAGAAATTTTACTCTTGCTTGTAAATGATTTAGAAAAAAGTGGCTATCTTAAAAATGGCAAACTAGGAGCTGGCGTGGTTTTAACTGGTGGAATGGCAAAGCTTGATGATATTAGAAATTTAACTTCGCTTGTGTTTGATAATATGCCAGTAAGAGTTGCAAAACCAAGAATGGTAGCTGGACTTTATGAAATTTCAGATGATCCAGAAAATGCTTGTTCACTTGGACTATGTCTATATGGTGCGGGTGAATTTACAGCTTATGAGATAGACTCAAATGGTGAGCTTAAGTACAAAGATGCTGAAATTTCAACACTTTCTAAGCAAAGCGTTGAAATTAACGATACAGAAAATAGAGTTGAAAAAGAAGTTCATGATATAGATAAGAATTTTCCAATAGATATATCAAAAATTTCTAAAAACAAAGATGAGATTAGTATAATTACAAAATTTAAAAACTGGATAACACAACTATTTTAA
- the purH gene encoding bifunctional phosphoribosylaminoimidazolecarboxamide formyltransferase/IMP cyclohydrolase → MRALLSVSDKSGIVEFAKGLEALNFEILSTGGTYKLLKDSGIKAVEVSEYTQSPQMFDGRVKTLHPKIHGGILFKRDKDADEAAKNGIEAIDLVCVNLYPFKETINKTDDFDEIIENIDIGGPTMVRSAAKNFANVMIVTDKNDYDRVLKILQSGKNELEFRKELMIKAFEHTAAYDSMIANYMNSRFNGGFGAKQFITGTKVFDTRYGENPHQKGALYEFEDFYSKNFTALKGEASFNNMTDIHGAVMLASSFGNVPAVAICKHANPCGFAIKSNVYESYIDALKCDPLSAYGGVIAINGTLDRHLAQKLHEKGTFMEVIVAANVTDEALEVFADKKKTKIFTHNSEFLKRANEQFDFKHIDGGFVYQERDFVCKSELKDAKCVTDKEATKAQIDDMLIAWQVAALTKSNCVVYVKDSMMVAIGMGMTSRVDAARAAVAKANDMGLDLNGCVLASEAFFPFRDSIDIAAKVGVKAIVQPGGSIRDDEVIKAANEANIAMYFTGKRHFLH, encoded by the coding sequence ATGAGAGCATTACTTAGTGTAAGCGATAAAAGTGGCATAGTAGAATTTGCTAAAGGTTTAGAGGCTTTAAATTTTGAAATTTTAAGTACAGGCGGAACTTATAAGCTACTAAAAGATAGTGGTATAAAAGCAGTTGAAGTTAGCGAGTACACACAAAGCCCACAAATGTTTGATGGTAGAGTAAAAACTCTTCATCCAAAAATTCATGGCGGAATTTTATTTAAAAGAGATAAAGATGCTGATGAGGCGGCTAAAAATGGCATAGAAGCTATTGATCTGGTGTGTGTGAATTTATATCCATTTAAAGAAACGATAAACAAAACTGATGATTTTGATGAGATTATAGAAAATATCGATATTGGCGGTCCTACAATGGTAAGAAGTGCAGCAAAGAATTTTGCAAATGTGATGATAGTAACTGATAAAAATGATTATGATAGAGTTCTTAAAATTTTGCAAAGTGGCAAAAATGAGCTTGAATTTAGAAAAGAGCTTATGATTAAAGCTTTTGAACATACAGCAGCATATGATAGTATGATAGCAAACTATATGAACTCACGCTTTAATGGCGGCTTTGGAGCTAAGCAGTTTATAACAGGTACAAAGGTTTTTGATACTCGTTATGGTGAAAATCCGCATCAAAAAGGTGCTTTGTATGAGTTTGAAGACTTCTATTCTAAAAACTTTACTGCTTTAAAAGGTGAAGCTAGTTTTAATAATATGACTGATATCCACGGAGCTGTAATGCTTGCTTCAAGCTTTGGTAATGTGCCTGCGGTAGCTATTTGTAAGCATGCAAATCCTTGCGGTTTTGCTATTAAATCTAATGTATATGAGAGCTATATAGATGCTTTAAAGTGTGATCCGCTTTCAGCTTATGGTGGCGTCATAGCAATAAACGGCACTCTTGATAGACATTTAGCCCAAAAACTTCATGAAAAAGGCACTTTCATGGAAGTAATAGTTGCTGCAAATGTTACTGATGAGGCACTAGAAGTATTTGCCGATAAGAAAAAAACTAAAATTTTTACCCATAACTCTGAATTCCTAAAAAGAGCTAACGAGCAATTTGATTTTAAACACATTGATGGTGGATTTGTTTATCAAGAAAGGGATTTTGTCTGCAAAAGCGAATTAAAAGATGCTAAGTGTGTTACAGATAAAGAAGCTACTAAGGCTCAGATTGACGATATGTTAATAGCATGGCAGGTTGCAGCTTTAACCAAGTCAAATTGCGTCGTTTATGTTAAAGACTCTATGATGGTAGCTATTGGTATGGGTATGACAAGCAGGGTTGATGCGGCTAGGGCTGCTGTAGCAAAAGCTAATGACATGGGGCTTGATTTAAATGGTTGTGTTTTAGCTAGTGAGGCGTTTTTTCCATTTAGAGATAGCATAGATATAGCTGCAAAAGTTGGAGTAAAAGCTATCGTTCAGCCAGGCGGATCGATTAGAGATGATGAGGTTATTAAGGCTGCAAATGAGGCTAATATAGCTATGTATTTTACTGGCAAAAGACACTTTTTACACTAA
- a CDS encoding DnaJ domain-containing protein → MGYLPVIFFAIFLFYYLSKGIKFSSPLKRAEEARYIVALLAKVVKSDGRVNETEAAIVSEVLSEISMKFRVDRDELKRVYNSQKDNTKNAFGVAFEYNQRFKLSTPEKIGKIYFFLNLAYMDGNFNDAEKRIISEICDGFELYRGLKEEIFSKFGAEFRTRQSYNQNYSNQNHNNQNRQKSSKKTPYEILGVDRNISNDELKKVYRSLVKKYHPDILMGRGADDEIVEAGTKKLQEINEAYEKIKNERGL, encoded by the coding sequence TTGGGATATTTGCCAGTTATATTTTTTGCTATATTTTTGTTTTACTATCTATCTAAAGGGATTAAATTTAGCTCACCTTTAAAAAGAGCAGAAGAGGCAAGATATATAGTAGCTCTTCTTGCTAAAGTTGTAAAAAGCGATGGCAGGGTAAATGAAACAGAAGCAGCTATAGTTTCAGAAGTTTTAAGCGAGATTTCTATGAAATTTAGAGTTGATAGAGATGAGTTAAAAAGGGTTTATAATAGCCAAAAAGATAACACTAAAAATGCCTTTGGTGTGGCTTTTGAGTATAATCAAAGATTTAAACTTAGCACTCCTGAAAAGATTGGCAAAATTTACTTTTTTCTAAATTTAGCTTATATGGATGGAAATTTTAATGATGCAGAAAAACGAATAATTAGCGAAATTTGTGATGGATTTGAGCTTTATCGTGGTCTAAAAGAGGAGATTTTTAGTAAATTTGGAGCTGAATTTAGAACTAGACAGAGTTATAACCAAAACTATAGTAATCAAAACCACAACAACCAAAACAGGCAAAAAAGCAGTAAAAAAACACCATATGAAATTTTAGGTGTTGATAGAAATATAAGCAATGATGAGCTTAAAAAAGTATATAGGTCTTTAGTTAAAAAATATCACCCTGATATATTAATGGGTAGGGGTGCAGATGATGAGATAGTTGAAGCTGGAACAAAAAAGCTTCAAGAGATAAATGAAGCGTATGAAAAGATCAAAAACGAAAGGGGATTGTAA
- a CDS encoding peptidylprolyl isomerase, giving the protein MINWMQTHKKKLIPAIWISTIAFVGAGFVGWGAYSTGPSASETVAVVGKTKVLVNDLQQKYNGLYNYLSSMTDGGMTQEKADEMRLEEIALAEVVKETLQLNLAKELGIGATDEDIAKYIVTMPEFQVAGIFDRELYENSIKRAGLSQKSFEESLKKAIILDKLNYSLNLPVNNLDLEALASAYFMQDRISVEVVEITPDDVNATQDEIKEYWEANKENFKTPTIYDIDALYVLADKIPTQDELKEYWEANKNSYLNNDDTIKTFEDALSEATRDYKLSISEEDALKKYIALKKGEIQTDKKLSIAEGNFSFPIDELKAVRTGEFAKPFIYKDGYLVAKISNVNKPRQMTFDEAKDIVTDVFKVVKADQELEKKANETLANFNGKDLGFVTRDSQISYGGLSDGEFSMFLNELFNRPTTKPGFIKLENKAVVYNITDQKLADSSKIEEYKDTIYQSAFSIKNTELTNNLLDILQKRYPVRNLYQGRTNE; this is encoded by the coding sequence ATGATAAATTGGATGCAAACACATAAAAAAAAGCTTATTCCAGCTATTTGGATAAGCACTATTGCATTTGTTGGAGCTGGATTTGTTGGATGGGGTGCTTATAGTACTGGTCCGAGTGCTTCAGAAACCGTCGCAGTTGTAGGAAAAACTAAGGTTTTAGTAAATGACTTGCAGCAAAAATATAATGGACTTTATAATTACTTAAGTTCTATGACTGATGGCGGAATGACACAAGAAAAAGCTGATGAGATGAGACTTGAAGAGATAGCTTTGGCTGAAGTAGTTAAAGAGACTCTACAACTAAATCTTGCCAAAGAGCTTGGTATCGGTGCAACAGATGAAGATATAGCAAAATATATAGTAACAATGCCTGAATTTCAAGTAGCTGGAATTTTCGATAGAGAGCTGTATGAAAATTCAATTAAAAGAGCTGGTCTTAGTCAAAAAAGCTTTGAAGAGAGCCTAAAAAAAGCTATCATACTTGATAAACTAAACTATTCACTAAACCTTCCTGTAAACAACCTTGACCTAGAAGCTTTAGCAAGTGCTTATTTTATGCAAGATAGAATTTCAGTAGAAGTTGTAGAGATAACGCCTGATGATGTGAACGCCACTCAAGATGAGATAAAAGAGTATTGGGAAGCTAATAAAGAAAATTTCAAAACTCCTACTATTTATGATATAGACGCTCTTTATGTATTAGCTGATAAAATTCCAACTCAAGATGAACTAAAAGAGTATTGGGAAGCTAATAAAAATTCATATCTTAATAACGATGATACAATAAAAACATTCGAGGACGCTCTAAGTGAAGCAACAAGAGACTATAAACTAAGCATAAGCGAAGAGGATGCTCTTAAAAAGTACATAGCCTTAAAAAAAGGAGAGATACAAACTGATAAAAAACTAAGCATTGCTGAAGGAAATTTCTCATTTCCTATAGATGAGTTAAAAGCCGTTAGAACTGGTGAGTTTGCAAAACCTTTCATATATAAAGATGGATACCTTGTAGCAAAGATTAGCAATGTAAATAAACCAAGACAGATGACATTTGATGAGGCAAAAGATATAGTCACTGATGTATTTAAGGTAGTTAAAGCAGACCAGGAATTAGAAAAAAAGGCAAATGAAACTCTAGCTAACTTTAATGGTAAAGATTTAGGCTTTGTGACAAGAGATAGCCAGATAAGCTATGGCGGACTTAGTGATGGTGAATTTAGTATGTTTTTAAATGAACTTTTCAACCGCCCTACTACCAAACCAGGCTTTATAAAGCTAGAAAACAAAGCTGTAGTTTATAACATAACAGATCAAAAGTTAGCAGATAGTTCAAAAATAGAAGAGTATAAAGATACGATATATCAGAGTGCTTTTAGCATTAAAAACACAGAACTAACTAACAATCTTCTTGATATCCTTCAAAAAAGATATCCTGTAAGAAATCTATATCAAGGTCGAACAAATGAATAA
- a CDS encoding class I SAM-dependent methyltransferase, with amino-acid sequence MKIIDEVRDNVRFPKGEDGVKTLKRMNEVHNKSAIWAINRVNICENLDIEILDIGFGGGQNLLNLRDKFKNSKLYGIDYSPTSLDVAKETTKNLKNIYLKIGDVSKKIEFDENKFDIITAFETLYFWENLNVAFSEIKRVLKPDGVFLLHLEGTTKKTLDEWSNGVNLKNKLNENEIYELLKQNGFKKVEIYALDSSEIRTFIAKKQ; translated from the coding sequence ATGAAAATTATAGATGAAGTAAGAGATAATGTTAGATTTCCAAAGGGCGAAGATGGAGTAAAAACGCTAAAAAGAATGAATGAAGTTCATAATAAAAGTGCTATTTGGGCGATAAATAGAGTAAATATCTGTGAAAATTTGGATATAGAAATTTTAGATATTGGATTTGGTGGTGGACAAAATCTTCTAAATTTAAGAGATAAATTTAAAAACTCAAAACTTTATGGAATTGACTACTCACCAACCAGTCTTGATGTGGCAAAAGAAACTACTAAAAATTTAAAAAATATCTACCTAAAAATCGGCGATGTATCTAAAAAAATAGAATTTGATGAGAATAAATTTGATATCATAACAGCTTTTGAAACACTATATTTTTGGGAAAATTTAAATGTTGCTTTTAGTGAGATCAAAAGAGTTTTAAAGCCTGATGGTGTGTTTTTACTGCACCTAGAAGGAACAACTAAGAAAACTCTTGATGAGTGGAGCAATGGAGTAAATTTAAAAAACAAGCTTAATGAAAATGAAATTTATGAGCTATTAAAACAAAATGGCTTTAAAAAAGTAGAAATTTATGCTTTAGATAGTAGTGAAATTCGTACATTTATAGCTAAAAAACAGTAA